The genomic DNA GGTCACGAGTTGGAGCAATTGTACTCTCAAGTGCGGCAGCAACAATAATTCGAGAACCTATTTCGACTGCTTTCTCCGCCATGGGTCTATCGATTCGAACAATGACACTATCGGTTAGATTATTTACTTTTTCCGCACTTGCTCCAATTGTAGAACATGTGCAGAGTATCACAGTTGCGCCTTTTTTTATCGCGGAGAGGATACAATCTCGAATACGTTCATCCAGATTTTGAGTGATTCCTTTGTCACGGGCCTCTGTCAGAAATTGCTCTTCTACAATATGTCTAACGGGTAATTCTAAAGAAGCTTCCTCTATAAGCCGATTGAAAGTATCGATATGCACTGGTGAAGTGTGAAGAAAAGCCAAATGGGATTGCATGAAATGACGCCCTTTCTCCGATAGATAGCGTTTTACCACAGAAATTCTACTAATCTTGTGACAATCTTAGCGGCAAAATGGTTTCCATATCGCAGAAGTGGAAATAGACCATTGCTCAAGCGGCAGTGGTCTGTCTAATTTCCCAACCGGGAAAGACCAAAGAGGCTTTATTATTTCAGGAAGTGCTATAAATGTGAGTCCCGCTCTCGTATCAGAGCATCTATCCCGTATTTTCCTGAACCGATAACCACAAACATCCCTGTAATAACCAGGTACAGAAATGCCATCTCCTTCGTGCTGAATGGATCCGCTGCGTGTTGTAAGAACCCGGCCACCAGCATGGTAGAGCATATCAAAAACGCCCCTGGGCGCGTGAGTAATCCCAGTGCCAACAATAGCCCGCCGCCAAACTCCGAAAAGGCTGCCATCCAGGCAAAAAACTCGGGCAGGGGAAACCCCAAATTTTCTATAATGGCCACAAACC from Gemmatimonadota bacterium includes the following:
- a CDS encoding DoxX family protein, which encodes MIKRLLFGGSVIESIPANVGLAILRVFVGLSMALGHGLGKIPPSERFVAIIENLGFPLPEFFAWMAAFSEFGGGLLLALGLLTRPGAFLICSTMLVAGFLQHAADPFSTKEMAFLYLVITGMFVVIGSGKYGIDALIRERDSHL